The genomic interval GTTGATGTCGATGGTGTGCAATACACCTCCCTCCTTTAATCCCTGTGCCAGGCAGATAGCTGAGTAACCGGTATATGTCCCGATCTCCAGTATCTTCAGCGGTTGCAGCATATGGCTCACCAGGCTCAGGAACTGCCCCTGCAACTGGCCGCTTAACATATGCGGTTGCTCTACCTTCAGGTATGTTTCCCGGTGTAACCGTTTCAACACATCTGTTTCAGGACTTGTATACTTTTCTGCAAACGCTTCTACAGCAGCAGGAATTATATCCATGTTGTATAATTTTTGCAAAAATATGGCAATAAATGCTAGAAGTTGGGGCGCAACTTATTTGTTGTGTAGAATACCCTGAAGTATTCCACAACTTCGTCGGCTGTATCAAACAGCTTTAACAGGCCCAGATCTTCCGGCGAAATATTGCTTTCCTTTTCCATCATGGTGCTGCGGATCCACTCCAGCAGCCCGCTCCAGTATTCCCTGCCCACCAGCACCATTGGGGTTTCCGTCATTTTCTTGGTCTGGATAAGTGTGGCTACTTCGAAAAATTCATCCATGGTGCCGAAGCCGCCGGGCATCATGACAAAGCCCTGTGAATATTTAGTGAACATTACTTTACGCACAAAGAAGTAATCAAAGTGCATGTTCTTGTCATGGTCAATATACGGGTTGGGGTTCTGTTCATGCGGCAGTGAGATATTCACACCGACAGATTTCCCTTTTACTTCCTGCGCTCCTCTGTTGGCGGCTTCCATAACACCGGGGCCTCCCCCCGTGATAATGCCGAAGCCTTCATCCGCCAGTCGTTTGGCGATATCGTGCGCCAGTTCATAATACCTGCTTCCGGGTTTAGTACGTGCAGAACCGAATATAGAGATACAGGGGCCCATTTTTGCGAGAGATTCAAAGCCATCCACGAACTCGGCCATGATCTTGAATATCTGCCAGCTGGAATGTGCTTTTGTTTCTGTCCAGTCTCTCTCCTTCAAATGCATTAAACGATCGTTCATTACTGAGAGTTGTTTGTTCTATAATTGGCTAAAATACTGAAAAACTGCCGGGATTATGACAGCGAATATAAAGCAGCAGGACAGTTAAGACACAGATCAGTCCCCCATCATGTCCATTGAGCATATATGGATGGCGTTAACTAAAGCAACATTGCTGAAGCTGATGGGGCAACAATGCTTAAAAAGAAGCAGGTAACTTGAAAGAAACCCGCTTAACATTTAACACGTTATGAACATGTAGTTGCCGTTGTTTGACATACCACATAATTTTTATCCATAGCTGGCCATAACGCATAACGTTCAATGCTTTTTCCTTTCCAAGTTAGTAGTGGTGTAATAATGACAGCCTGCATGTACAGGCATGTGAACAGTACAGTGTTTTCATACAACGTGGTTTAGTTTCATCATATTGACCTTGAGGGGGGCCAATTTTTACTTAAAATACAGATAATCTTTGTTAATTCCTAACATGATAAAAACTATTGGGAATTAACAATTAACGCTGCCGGGTTATGCGGGAAAACTGGTGTATAAAGACGCAGGCGCTGGGGCAGCTTGTCGCAATATGCGCGCGCCTGTATCTCATATCCGTATCCATATTTCATATTTGATATTTGATATCCGATATCTCATATTAGTAGCCCAATGCCTCATATATCGGGTTGCGCCCTGCTACTTATGGGAGGCAGCTAAGTAGCAGAAAAACAAAAGGGATCAGGCATTAAATGCCTGATCCCTTTATCAAACTAATTTTACCCTTACAATCCGATAGTCGCACCCACACGCAATATCAGCCCATTCTGGTATGGAGACCTGCTATCCTGCAGTACATCATACAAAGCCATAATACTGAATGCTGCATTGCCTCCGATAGGTTGTGTATAGCCACCTCCCATCAGCAAGCTGCTCACGCCATAGCTGTCCTTGACCACTGTTTTCGGATCAGTGTCATAATAGGTGCTTTTGAGATTAATGTGATTATATTCCGGCTGGATGTGTATAAAAAGGAAATCCAGCGGATATACGCGGCCCCATACGCCACCGCCAAAAATGCTGTACTGGTTACGCTGACCGGTATTACCGTAGTAATCGCGGAAACGCTCGGACCCGTATTGCGCATTGATGGCGAGACCTGCCGCAAATAACTGGGAAATACGATAACCCACCAGCGGGGATATATTGATATTGGTATAATCTCCAAATGCCAGTCCCATGGAGCCACCTACAATGAGGCGGGAGGCATCAAATTCTTTCTTCCTGGTTGTATCTGTTTTGTAATACTGTGCATGTACCAGTTGTACAGCTGTCAGCAGTAAAAAACACAACAATAAACGTTTCATATTACTGTCCTTTTAAATGGTTTATCATCAATCAAAAATCTTTCCCCTGTTCAGTATATTGGATGGGTCAAACACCTGCTTGATCTGCCGCATCAATTGCATGGAGGTGTTATCGAATATCACATCCATATAACTTTTCTGTACCAGGCCTATTCCATGTTCTCCGCTGATGGTGCCTCCCAGTTGCTTTACCAGCAGGAAGATCTCGCGGATACCTTCTTTCAGCGTACCGTTCCATTGCTCTTCCGTCAGTTCTCCCCGGATGATATTCACATGCAGGTTACCATCGCCCGCATGTCCGTAACACACAGAATGGAAACCATATTTACGTCCTATGTCTTTTACACCTTTCAGCAACACCGGTAGTTCTGCCCTTGGTACTACAGTGTCTTCCTCTTTATAAACAGAATTGGCCTTGACAGCTTCCGCCACCCGGCGGCGCAATTTCCAGAGCTCTTCTTTCTGCTGATGATCTTCTGCAAAAAGGATCTCCCCACAGTCGAACTCAGTCACTACGCCTGCGATTCCTTCCATCTCCTGCATCAGCACATCGGGATAGTTTCCGTCCACTTCTATCAGGAGGTGGGCCTGCACATCATCTTCTATTTTAACAGTGCTGCTGTCTACATACTTGCTCACCCAATCCAGGGCATCCCTTTCCATGAATTCCATGGCGGAAGGCGTGAACCCTGCCCGGAAGATAGCGCTTACTGCTGCACAGGCATTTTCAGCAGACCGGAAAGGCACCAGCATCAGGAGGTTGAACTTCGGCAGTGGTATCAGGCGGAGTACGATCTTGGTAACAATGCCCAGTGTACCTTCACTACCTACCACCAGCTGCGTCAGGTTGTAGCCGGTGGCATTTTTCAGCACATTAGCCCCCGTCCAGATCACATCCCCGGAGGGAAGTACCATTTCCAGGTTCAGCACGTAGTCCTTCACTACCCCATATTTAACAGCTTTAGGCCCTCCGGAGTTCTCTGCAATATTCCCCCCGATAAAGCAGGAGCCTCTGCTGCTGGGGTCGGGAGGATAAAATAAGCCCTTTTCTTTTACAGCGTCCTGCAATACCTCTGTGATCACACCGGGTTCAGTGGTCACCTGCAGGTTCCTTTCATCCAGGTCAAGGATCCGGTTAAACCGTTCCATGGAGATAAGCACACCGCCCCATTGTGGCAATGCGCCACCGCTCAGACCTGTACCACCGCCGCGGGGCGTGACCGGCAGGCCTTCCTGCTGGCACAAGCGCATAATGCGGCTCAGTTGTTCGGTAGTATCCGGTTTCAACACCACCTCTGGCAGATAGTGCAAATCTTCTGTTTCATCATGTGCATAGTTGTCCAGGTGCTCTGTATCAACTATCACATACGCCGTCCCTACTATCTCACGAAAAGCTTCGAGATGGCGGGTATTTACTTTCGCAAAATCGATCATGTAACAAAAATAGGAAAAAGCATCCTGTTAAAACGAAGGACAAATAACAGACCTTCTGGCGCCTGTAAAACTACGGTTGGGATACAAGCCGGTATAAACAATACCAATCTCATAAGCGCCGCGGCGGTTATTGAACTGTGCCAATGATGATGTGGTTACGTCGTAACTGAACATGATCTTCACCCTGTTCAGCTGATATCCCACCAGGAATACGGCCGCGTCGTTCATACGGTAATAGGCGCCACCATACAACTGTGTTCCTCCGTCGCCGGAAAGATTATAGGCCAGGTTACCACCAAACACTTTCTCTGTAGCTCTGGCCTGCCTTGCGTAGTAGGCGGAGGGATTCACTATCACTTTATCGCTCAGTTTAAAGCTTCCGTTCAGGAAGGCGATGTACCGGCGTGCAATCTCATTATCTCCTGCGAAGAATGTTTCCCTTGGTGTATTGATGTGTTGTGCCGATACACCGACATTAATGTAGATATTGTCTGTAGGGAAATAGGCATAGTTCATCCCTACCTGCATATCAAAGTAAGAGATCTTTGTCTGGCTGAAAGGTTCTGCAGTAGGTACCTGGGCGTCAAAGAACTTTCCATTCCACTGGTCGCCGAAGGTCAGTTTCGTTACATCTACCCTTTTACTGGCAGATCCTACATTGAAGCCCAGCGATAACAGGCTGCTCTGTCCCAGCAACTGGTGATAGGCGATAGATGCGTATGCTTTGGTGGAGGTCAGATTACCACTGCCTGCCACGTCCCTTAATACTACACCGCCTAAACCTAACCAGCCATATTCAAGCCTGTCACGGAACAACTGAAAATCTCCAAAGACTGACATGGTCTTATAAGGAACCGGGATACTGGCCCACTGGTTACGGTAATTGATGCCGATACGGTAGTTGCCGTCCGGAATGAAGCCTGTATTAGCAGGGTTTGTAAGGAGCGGTGAATTGAAGTACTGCGAGAAATGCATATCCTGTGCATTCCCTTCCAATGTTGCGGTTAACAACATTATACAACCTGCGATGTGTTTAAAAATCTGCTTCATATCATCATCTTAACAAGGTTACACTTCCATTCTTGGTGGCTGTGGTACCGTCACTGAACTGTACGTTGATCACATATGCATAGGCGTCCATTGGTTGCACTGCACCTTTAAAGCTTCCGTCCCATCCTATCAACGGATCAATGGATTCAAACACCATCTGGCCCCAGCGGTTATAGATCTTCATATTAAACTTGGCAATACCAAATCCTTTTACCAGGAATACATCATTTACACCATCCCTGTTCGGTGAGAACGCGGATGGGATATCAAACAGCGGTATTACGATAGCACTCACCTGCTTGTGGGCTGTATCCGTACAACCCGCGCTGTTTGAGGATATTAGGTATACATCAAATATTCCGGTCTTGTTGTACTGGTGCGCCGGATTCGTTTGTGTAGAACCCTCTCCGTCTCCAAATTCCCACAGGAAGCTGACAGCATCAGGAGAAGACTGGTTCGTAAAAGTGACAGGCGTATTTTCCACCGGTTTCGTTGGTGCAAAAGTAAAGTCGGCTGTTGGCGGCGGGAACACGTTGATCACCATGGTGGTGTCGTCGGTTTTGTTACAGGTGTTGTTATCTACTACATGTAACGATACCGGATAACTGCCCGCATTAGGATATATGTGTACAGGATTCACTTCAGTTGATGTAGTGCCGTCACCGAAGTCCCATGCAAATGTTTCACCTCCCAGGGTCGTATTCACAAACTCAATGGTAGCAGGTACACAGGTGCTGTCGGGCGCAACGAAAGAAGCCCTTACATTCTGTGCTACACGCAATGGTACCGTATCGATATGCGGTGCATTACAATAGTTCGTATCCACGAGGGTCAATGTTGCGTTGTACACGCCTTCTGCCGCATAGCGGTGCGTAGCTGGGAAATTGCCTGGCCCTACTGGAATTGAAGGTGTATTATCACCGAAATTCAACGTAAAGGAAGTAGCGGTGAAAGGAGGATTCGGTGGCGTTAGTGCAGCGAAATTGAACTGGTAATTCAGGTCTTCACATGGCGGGAGACGCTGCGCTGTCATATCAAAGTCAGCCCTGTTTGTACGGATACGCAGATCCAGTACTGCTGTATCGCAACCATTGCAACTGGCAGGATCACATTTGATGAGCGTTACCCTGTAGTTGCCCGGATTGTTGTAAGTATGCTGAATGGTGTCTTTACCGGTTACAGGTGCGGAACCATCTCCGAAATTCCATGTC from Chitinophaga filiformis carries:
- a CDS encoding TIGR00730 family Rossman fold protein; translation: MNDRLMHLKERDWTETKAHSSWQIFKIMAEFVDGFESLAKMGPCISIFGSARTKPGSRYYELAHDIAKRLADEGFGIITGGGPGVMEAANRGAQEVKGKSVGVNISLPHEQNPNPYIDHDKNMHFDYFFVRKVMFTKYSQGFVMMPGGFGTMDEFFEVATLIQTKKMTETPMVLVGREYWSGLLEWIRSTMMEKESNISPEDLGLLKLFDTADEVVEYFRVFYTTNKLRPNF
- a CDS encoding PorP/SprF family type IX secretion system membrane protein → MKQIFKHIAGCIMLLTATLEGNAQDMHFSQYFNSPLLTNPANTGFIPDGNYRIGINYRNQWASIPVPYKTMSVFGDFQLFRDRLEYGWLGLGGVVLRDVAGSGNLTSTKAYASIAYHQLLGQSSLLSLGFNVGSASKRVDVTKLTFGDQWNGKFFDAQVPTAEPFSQTKISYFDMQVGMNYAYFPTDNIYINVGVSAQHINTPRETFFAGDNEIARRYIAFLNGSFKLSDKVIVNPSAYYARQARATEKVFGGNLAYNLSGDGGTQLYGGAYYRMNDAAVFLVGYQLNRVKIMFSYDVTTSSLAQFNNRRGAYEIGIVYTGLYPNRSFTGARRSVICPSF
- a CDS encoding FAD-binding oxidoreductase encodes the protein MIDFAKVNTRHLEAFREIVGTAYVIVDTEHLDNYAHDETEDLHYLPEVVLKPDTTEQLSRIMRLCQQEGLPVTPRGGGTGLSGGALPQWGGVLISMERFNRILDLDERNLQVTTEPGVITEVLQDAVKEKGLFYPPDPSSRGSCFIGGNIAENSGGPKAVKYGVVKDYVLNLEMVLPSGDVIWTGANVLKNATGYNLTQLVVGSEGTLGIVTKIVLRLIPLPKFNLLMLVPFRSAENACAAVSAIFRAGFTPSAMEFMERDALDWVSKYVDSSTVKIEDDVQAHLLIEVDGNYPDVLMQEMEGIAGVVTEFDCGEILFAEDHQQKEELWKLRRRVAEAVKANSVYKEEDTVVPRAELPVLLKGVKDIGRKYGFHSVCYGHAGDGNLHVNIIRGELTEEQWNGTLKEGIREIFLLVKQLGGTISGEHGIGLVQKSYMDVIFDNTSMQLMRQIKQVFDPSNILNRGKIFD